A region from the Halosolutus gelatinilyticus genome encodes:
- a CDS encoding carbohydrate-binding protein, with amino-acid sequence MTDDSCRTDERYRSSPDETGSDSYDRRWFLEMVGVGTAGLVAGGATGTAAAAPDGESPALDLVDGDSAIEQPTHTAVGDGRWNDPTTWNDGVPDDDARVAIPSGVTVTLGGETARLHWLRVDGTYRVDPAADSHLRAGTIVSTAESTVEIGTAADPVGPNATATVTFADRGAIDEGWDPDRVSRGLLAGGDLEIVGAAKTAHTTLATHPRAGDGHLELETSPTNWRPGDALVVPGVSARENQDEEVTVASVSGSTVAIEETLVHDHAPPSGYDLDSYVLNLDRSVRLRSETTEIKRRGHVMVMSPGSTIRHAGFYDLGRTDKTRRFSDPLYGGSELELDPTENVKSRYSLHFHRTGADYDLDPHDVTGCVVAPRTDGNGWTGSPGWGFTNHQSYAAIEDCISYKVVGTGFMTETGIEIGHFRNNFALRSAGSGDDPDWREFIENFNHERNIDDYGHGGHGFWLHGPLVSVENNVAAGHRNFAFAYWTRALGDYVPDALPFDDPREQNAPFDEMTEADLGRHRGNVPNVPASYADDKPSEEHNVAPGTGGPSVAEFAHATYEADDGTVYVDEGSIPFRNVDNVAFASGAGIDVMNVMRGAYDGEIEGETEYYARIENFTGWNLRGRDGEDELPHASVEGFGGVRGVDLGIALRYSGYATVTNSRLIGDGRGVGISHNMRMNHLVVEDTSIEGFEDGIGALNPGRTDVSGCDFDNANTDVYVSGDDIFGGDVTVDLWDIDADETVRLDPGDGMDQDLSLDGAALYYEETAPPEAVADPRVDGGLLVDDGSDDDENQPGLPVTIDAVDYADSTGDYEIEGNGEGGESIGWIDGGNWWEYEPAIDGDVAADVVVNVSSPYDDTAFHVTVDGQDVSGTVDVPNTGGWHDWTDVTAAADVAIGPDSTIRVVAETGSWNVNRLELR; translated from the coding sequence ATGACGGACGACTCCTGCAGGACGGACGAGCGGTATCGATCATCCCCCGACGAAACGGGCAGCGATAGCTACGACCGACGGTGGTTCCTCGAGATGGTCGGCGTCGGGACTGCCGGCCTCGTTGCCGGCGGGGCGACGGGGACGGCGGCCGCGGCTCCGGACGGCGAGTCGCCGGCACTCGACCTCGTCGACGGCGATTCGGCGATCGAACAGCCGACGCACACGGCCGTCGGCGACGGGCGGTGGAACGATCCGACGACCTGGAACGACGGCGTCCCTGACGACGACGCCAGGGTGGCGATTCCGTCGGGCGTCACGGTGACGCTGGGCGGCGAAACTGCGCGGCTCCACTGGCTCCGGGTGGACGGCACGTACCGCGTCGACCCGGCCGCGGACTCCCACCTCCGCGCGGGCACGATCGTCTCGACAGCGGAAAGTACCGTCGAGATCGGCACGGCGGCCGACCCGGTGGGCCCGAACGCCACCGCGACGGTGACGTTCGCGGATCGCGGGGCGATCGACGAGGGCTGGGACCCCGATCGCGTGAGCCGGGGACTGCTGGCGGGCGGCGACCTCGAGATCGTCGGCGCGGCGAAGACGGCCCACACGACTCTCGCCACGCACCCCCGTGCGGGAGACGGCCACCTCGAACTCGAGACGTCGCCGACGAACTGGCGGCCCGGCGACGCGCTGGTCGTCCCCGGCGTCTCGGCGCGGGAGAACCAGGACGAGGAAGTGACCGTCGCGAGCGTCAGCGGCTCGACGGTCGCCATCGAGGAGACCCTGGTACACGATCACGCCCCGCCGTCCGGGTACGACCTGGACTCGTACGTCCTGAACCTGGATCGGTCCGTCCGGCTCCGATCGGAAACCACCGAAATCAAGCGTCGCGGACACGTGATGGTGATGTCGCCGGGGTCCACGATCCGCCACGCCGGATTCTACGACCTCGGCCGAACCGACAAGACGCGGCGGTTCTCCGATCCCCTGTACGGCGGCTCCGAGCTCGAACTGGACCCCACCGAGAACGTCAAATCCCGGTACTCGCTGCACTTCCACAGAACGGGGGCCGACTACGACCTCGATCCCCACGACGTCACCGGCTGCGTGGTCGCGCCCCGGACCGACGGCAACGGGTGGACGGGCAGCCCGGGGTGGGGGTTCACGAACCACCAGAGCTACGCCGCGATCGAGGACTGCATCAGCTACAAGGTCGTCGGGACGGGCTTTATGACCGAGACCGGCATCGAGATCGGACACTTCCGGAACAACTTCGCGCTCCGTTCGGCGGGCAGCGGCGACGATCCCGACTGGCGGGAGTTCATCGAGAACTTCAACCACGAGCGCAACATCGACGATTACGGTCACGGCGGCCACGGCTTCTGGCTGCACGGGCCGCTCGTCTCCGTCGAGAACAACGTCGCCGCGGGCCACCGGAATTTCGCGTTCGCCTACTGGACGCGGGCGCTCGGGGACTACGTCCCCGACGCGCTCCCCTTCGACGACCCTCGCGAGCAGAACGCGCCGTTCGACGAGATGACCGAGGCGGATCTCGGCCGCCACCGCGGCAACGTTCCGAACGTCCCCGCGTCGTACGCCGACGACAAGCCCTCCGAGGAGCACAACGTCGCGCCCGGCACCGGCGGCCCCAGCGTCGCCGAGTTCGCCCATGCCACCTACGAGGCCGACGACGGCACCGTCTACGTCGACGAGGGGTCGATCCCGTTCCGGAACGTCGACAACGTCGCCTTCGCCTCGGGCGCCGGCATCGACGTCATGAACGTCATGCGAGGCGCGTACGACGGGGAAATCGAAGGCGAAACCGAGTACTACGCCCGCATCGAGAATTTCACCGGCTGGAACCTCCGAGGACGGGACGGCGAGGACGAACTCCCGCACGCGAGCGTCGAGGGATTCGGCGGCGTCCGCGGGGTCGATCTCGGCATCGCCCTCCGCTACTCCGGGTACGCGACGGTGACGAACTCGCGGCTGATCGGCGACGGGCGGGGCGTCGGCATCAGCCACAACATGCGCATGAACCACCTCGTCGTCGAAGACACCTCGATCGAAGGGTTCGAGGACGGGATCGGAGCGCTGAATCCGGGGCGAACCGACGTCAGTGGGTGCGACTTCGACAACGCGAACACCGACGTGTACGTAAGCGGCGACGACATCTTCGGTGGCGACGTGACCGTCGATCTGTGGGACATCGACGCCGACGAGACGGTCCGACTCGATCCGGGAGACGGCATGGATCAGGACCTCTCGCTCGACGGCGCCGCCCTGTACTACGAGGAGACCGCACCGCCCGAGGCCGTGGCGGATCCGCGAGTCGACGGCGGGTTGCTCGTCGACGACGGGTCGGACGATGACGAGAACCAGCCCGGCCTTCCGGTGACGATCGACGCGGTGGACTACGCCGATTCGACGGGCGACTACGAGATCGAGGGGAACGGCGAAGGCGGCGAATCGATCGGCTGGATCGACGGCGGTAACTGGTGGGAGTACGAGCCGGCGATCGACGGCGACGTCGCCGCCGACGTCGTGGTGAACGTGTCGTCGCCGTACGACGACACGGCGTTTCACGTGACGGTCGACGGCCAGGACGTCTCGGGCACCGTCGACGTGCCTAACACCGGCGGCTGGCACGACTGGACCGACGTCACCGCCGCCGCTGACGTCGCGATCGGTCCCGACAGCACGATCCGCGTCGTCGCCGAGACCGGCTCCTGGAACGTCAACCGCCTCGAGTTGCGGTAG
- a CDS encoding glycosyl hydrolase, translated as MTRDNDTDDDAFGLPRRTYLQGIAAATAIGASVDAASAAVDDSTIVSVGEGSYTTEIPSGYDYAEPMTAADVFTTDAEGPPLPSNDWWSGLHLGYNPYDEYTYSHSNGATVALPYYGFPSDIGLSVQIPDTWKGEYLDQRLETSKLAKMDDDVIPRLFVGHTAVSTYEDVRVDGYGDWNVRARWGDGTATSMDVTMVRGSPFIFVEYEGGGAEIELYEYYQDDGEGGDDADPLEEGRIDVFADRGNVLGVTLYPDEDNDELVDQPKSIQHFGLYAPEGATWDGVGTATVSSQLGGQDYLTVAVLPDDDPATLDEFGDYAYNVVRDTTVDWEYRETDASGEPVSEVETTFAFDIEERPESAASGTLAGLFPHQWKHSDAPLTDIEFWSPKGTMKVFAGDSFRTTLRYPGILPFMPDAGTGDDAQLEQYVENLVNDYDPYEAQGVPNEAYWAGKDLMRNAAAIPIAEQLGRDDATQFFRDAVQKRLECFFDVETNEWEVGGETYATEDGQEVTYYHDDLGIFQTYPGGEFGAVEAINDHHLQFGYFIYVASEIARQNPQWAQEDQYGGIVELMIREYANWERPDKSAPQDPATNPKDAFPFLRTFSPYIGHSYAGGIQGNDWGANQESASEAVASYAAMIRWGEITGNEELRDAGIYLYTHEIHAMWEYWFDEDDDSVPDDLAIDVEPPGWRMALPGGQLDYSPMAWDVGYWRHVYWDIADAIELYGINWIPTGGHSFFLGMNQEYAQTNWDNLVDARAHLADGYDHIDIPDPERDFMDGWQQAAVVYRSMFDPAGAIDLLDSELPMAPEGNSSAFVYQFAHAMNGVGTPDHTVVADAPFYQVFEDGGERTYVAYNASDSPVTVSFSDGASISVPANAMATSDGDGGSGDTTPPTAPSNLTTTGTTETSISIEWNAASDAGGSGLLNYAVYVDGSIEQTTGAGTTSATLTGLDADTEYEIYVTAQDGAGNESAASNAVRPSTDRDDGGSGGDVVTAINCAGDAYATSDGTEFLADQYNSSGGELTVGDEIAGTDDDPIYQSVREGEFEYAIPVEDGSYEVTIHFAELWFSEAGDRLQSVHAEGTERITEYDIVAEAGDGLTAVRETFSVDVTGGELNLFFEAVQDQAHVAAIEVVDPDGSGDDSNDGDGEPELPQSVSSVDYDDAEGDFDTEDNGEGGQSIGWIDAGDWWEYDAPIDTGGSVDLTARVSSPYDGTAFRVEVDGQNVSGTVDVPNTGGWHDWTTVTAATDVTVDAGSTIRVVSESNSWNFDELRLE; from the coding sequence ATGACACGCGACAACGACACTGACGACGACGCGTTCGGCCTTCCACGGCGGACGTACTTACAGGGCATCGCTGCGGCGACCGCGATCGGTGCGAGCGTCGACGCCGCGTCGGCGGCCGTCGACGACTCGACGATCGTGTCGGTCGGCGAGGGGAGTTACACGACCGAGATCCCGAGCGGCTACGACTACGCGGAGCCGATGACCGCGGCGGACGTCTTCACGACGGACGCCGAGGGCCCCCCGCTGCCGTCGAACGACTGGTGGAGCGGCCTCCACCTCGGGTACAACCCCTACGACGAGTACACGTACAGCCACTCCAACGGCGCGACCGTCGCACTGCCGTACTACGGATTTCCGTCGGACATCGGGCTTTCGGTCCAGATTCCGGACACGTGGAAGGGCGAGTACCTGGACCAGCGCCTGGAGACCTCGAAGCTCGCCAAGATGGACGACGACGTGATCCCGCGGCTGTTCGTCGGCCACACGGCCGTCTCCACCTACGAGGACGTCCGCGTCGACGGCTACGGCGACTGGAACGTCCGCGCCCGCTGGGGCGACGGAACCGCGACCAGCATGGACGTGACGATGGTGCGGGGCTCGCCGTTCATCTTCGTCGAGTACGAGGGCGGCGGCGCCGAAATCGAGCTGTACGAGTACTATCAGGACGACGGCGAGGGCGGCGACGACGCCGATCCGCTGGAGGAGGGTCGGATCGACGTCTTCGCCGATCGGGGGAACGTTCTCGGCGTGACCCTGTACCCCGACGAGGACAACGACGAACTCGTCGACCAGCCGAAGTCGATCCAGCACTTCGGGCTGTACGCGCCTGAGGGCGCGACCTGGGACGGCGTCGGGACGGCGACCGTCTCCTCGCAGCTCGGTGGACAGGACTACCTGACCGTGGCCGTCCTCCCCGACGACGACCCGGCGACGCTGGACGAGTTCGGCGACTACGCCTACAACGTCGTTCGGGACACGACGGTCGACTGGGAGTACCGCGAGACCGACGCCAGCGGCGAGCCGGTCTCCGAAGTCGAGACGACGTTCGCGTTCGACATCGAGGAACGTCCCGAGAGCGCTGCCAGCGGGACGCTGGCCGGCCTGTTTCCCCACCAGTGGAAGCACTCCGACGCTCCGCTGACCGACATCGAGTTCTGGTCGCCGAAAGGGACGATGAAGGTGTTCGCCGGTGACTCGTTCCGGACGACGCTGCGGTATCCCGGCATCCTCCCGTTCATGCCCGACGCGGGCACGGGCGACGACGCCCAGCTCGAACAGTACGTCGAGAACCTGGTCAACGACTACGACCCCTACGAGGCACAGGGCGTGCCGAACGAAGCCTACTGGGCCGGAAAGGACCTGATGCGCAACGCCGCGGCGATTCCGATCGCCGAGCAGCTCGGCCGCGACGACGCCACGCAGTTCTTCCGGGACGCCGTTCAGAAGCGACTGGAGTGTTTCTTCGACGTGGAGACGAACGAGTGGGAGGTCGGCGGCGAGACGTACGCGACCGAAGACGGTCAGGAGGTCACGTACTACCACGACGATCTGGGTATCTTCCAGACCTATCCCGGCGGCGAGTTCGGCGCCGTCGAGGCTATCAACGACCACCACCTACAGTTCGGCTACTTCATCTACGTCGCTAGCGAAATCGCTCGACAGAACCCTCAGTGGGCCCAGGAGGACCAGTACGGCGGGATCGTCGAGCTGATGATCCGCGAGTACGCCAACTGGGAGCGCCCGGACAAGTCCGCGCCGCAGGATCCCGCCACGAACCCCAAGGACGCGTTCCCGTTCCTGCGGACGTTCAGTCCGTACATCGGCCACTCCTACGCGGGCGGCATCCAGGGTAACGACTGGGGCGCCAACCAGGAATCGGCCTCCGAAGCGGTCGCGTCCTACGCGGCGATGATCCGCTGGGGTGAGATCACCGGCAACGAGGAGCTGCGCGACGCCGGAATTTACCTCTATACCCACGAGATTCACGCCATGTGGGAGTACTGGTTCGACGAGGACGACGACTCCGTCCCGGACGACCTGGCGATCGACGTCGAGCCGCCCGGGTGGCGGATGGCGCTGCCCGGCGGCCAACTCGACTACAGTCCGATGGCCTGGGACGTCGGCTACTGGCGCCACGTCTACTGGGACATCGCCGACGCCATCGAACTGTACGGCATCAACTGGATCCCGACGGGGGGTCACTCGTTCTTCCTCGGGATGAACCAGGAGTACGCGCAGACGAACTGGGACAACCTGGTCGATGCGCGGGCGCACCTGGCTGACGGGTACGACCACATCGACATCCCGGACCCCGAGCGGGACTTCATGGACGGCTGGCAGCAGGCCGCCGTCGTCTACCGGTCCATGTTCGACCCGGCCGGCGCGATCGACCTGCTCGACAGCGAACTGCCCATGGCGCCCGAGGGGAACTCCTCGGCGTTCGTCTACCAATTCGCCCACGCCATGAACGGCGTGGGGACGCCCGACCACACGGTCGTCGCGGACGCGCCGTTCTACCAGGTGTTCGAGGACGGCGGCGAGCGGACCTACGTCGCCTACAACGCGAGCGACTCGCCCGTCACGGTGTCGTTCAGCGACGGCGCCTCGATAAGCGTGCCGGCGAACGCGATGGCAACGTCCGACGGCGACGGCGGTAGCGGAGACACGACCCCGCCCACCGCCCCGTCGAACCTGACGACGACCGGGACGACCGAAACGTCGATTTCGATCGAGTGGAATGCCGCCTCGGACGCCGGCGGTTCCGGCCTGCTGAACTACGCCGTCTACGTCGACGGCTCGATCGAGCAGACGACCGGCGCCGGCACGACGAGCGCCACCCTGACCGGCCTGGACGCGGACACGGAGTACGAAATCTACGTGACCGCACAGGACGGCGCGGGCAACGAGTCAGCCGCCTCCAACGCGGTCAGGCCGAGCACCGATCGGGACGACGGCGGCTCCGGCGGCGACGTCGTGACGGCGATCAACTGCGCCGGCGACGCCTACGCGACGAGCGACGGCACGGAGTTCCTCGCCGACCAGTACAACAGCAGCGGCGGCGAACTCACCGTCGGCGACGAGATCGCCGGCACGGACGACGATCCGATCTATCAAAGCGTCCGCGAGGGCGAGTTCGAGTACGCCATCCCCGTCGAGGACGGCAGCTACGAGGTGACGATCCACTTCGCCGAGCTGTGGTTCTCCGAGGCGGGCGATCGGCTACAGAGCGTCCACGCCGAGGGGACCGAGCGAATCACAGAGTATGACATCGTCGCCGAGGCCGGCGACGGTCTCACGGCGGTCCGGGAGACGTTCTCCGTCGACGTCACCGGCGGCGAACTGAACCTGTTCTTCGAGGCGGTGCAGGACCAGGCGCACGTCGCGGCCATCGAGGTCGTCGACCCCGACGGGAGCGGGGACGACAGCAACGACGGTGACGGCGAGCCGGAGCTACCCCAATCGGTCTCGTCGGTCGACTACGACGACGCCGAGGGCGACTTCGACACCGAGGACAACGGCGAGGGCGGCCAGTCGATCGGTTGGATCGACGCCGGCGACTGGTGGGAGTACGACGCCCCCATCGACACCGGCGGCTCCGTCGACCTGACCGCGCGGGTGTCCTCGCCGTACGACGGGACGGCGTTCCGCGTCGAGGTCGACGGTCAGAACGTCTCGGGCACCGTCGATGTACCTAACACGGGCGGCTGGCACGACTGGACCACCGTGACCGCGGCGACCGACGTGACGGTCGACGCCGGCAGCACCATCCGGGTGGTTTCGGAATCCAACTCTTGGAACTTCGACGAATTGCGCCTAGAGTGA
- a CDS encoding TrmB family transcriptional regulator, protein MDRDRLQDALQDAGLTAYQADAYITLLEQGMTPAVEVANQCSVPVSQIYDTLRALERMDYVETFDQDTLHARPKEPIKVLSQLRSRGTLMNRAADAVEDRWEQPAVNDHTVSVVKHEETVVDRARDLIRDAESFIELSATVDQFRALTNALQEACDRGVVTNVAVYGDDLTDELADIDLDETVTELRACRIPGPFLLIADRTQTCFTPNDWANRPFGVLIDDYILSFIFHWYFQTGVWALWETVYEDTDPPCVYMTLEEFVRDVAPLWADGANVAVTIEGTWVDTNDPCEITGIVTDIAYPGVYRVDGRPSFEELAGFLQLEVVAEDDRYSVGGWGAVYEDVEAVRISLEAIEFDEPTSASGVDADDAPIAERASEDD, encoded by the coding sequence ATGGACAGGGACCGTCTCCAAGACGCGCTCCAGGACGCGGGGTTGACCGCGTACCAGGCCGACGCCTACATCACGCTACTCGAGCAGGGAATGACGCCGGCCGTGGAAGTCGCAAACCAGTGTTCCGTCCCGGTGTCCCAGATCTACGACACCCTCCGCGCGCTCGAGCGGATGGATTACGTCGAGACGTTCGACCAGGACACGCTCCACGCCCGCCCCAAGGAGCCGATCAAAGTGCTCAGCCAGCTGCGATCGCGGGGGACGCTGATGAACAGGGCCGCGGACGCGGTCGAGGACCGATGGGAGCAGCCGGCGGTCAACGACCACACGGTCAGCGTCGTCAAGCACGAGGAGACGGTCGTCGATCGGGCGCGCGACTTGATCCGGGACGCGGAGAGCTTCATCGAGCTGTCCGCGACCGTCGACCAATTCCGCGCCCTGACGAACGCCCTGCAGGAGGCCTGCGATCGCGGCGTCGTCACGAACGTGGCCGTCTACGGCGACGATCTGACGGACGAGCTCGCGGACATCGATCTCGACGAAACGGTGACGGAGCTTCGCGCCTGCCGAATCCCTGGCCCGTTCCTGCTCATCGCGGACCGAACACAGACGTGTTTCACGCCGAACGACTGGGCCAACAGGCCGTTCGGCGTCCTGATCGACGACTACATCCTCTCGTTTATCTTCCACTGGTACTTTCAGACGGGCGTGTGGGCCCTCTGGGAGACCGTCTACGAGGACACCGATCCGCCGTGCGTCTACATGACTCTCGAGGAGTTCGTCCGCGACGTGGCGCCGCTGTGGGCGGACGGCGCGAACGTCGCGGTGACGATCGAGGGCACGTGGGTCGACACGAACGACCCCTGCGAGATCACCGGGATCGTCACCGACATCGCGTACCCGGGCGTCTACCGCGTCGACGGCCGTCCGTCGTTCGAGGAGCTGGCCGGGTTCCTGCAACTCGAGGTCGTCGCCGAGGACGATCGATACAGCGTCGGCGGCTGGGGCGCCGTCTACGAGGACGTCGAGGCGGTTCGGATCTCCCTCGAGGCCATCGAGTTCGACGAGCCGACGAGTGCGAGCGGCGTCGACGCCGACGACGCGCCGATCGCCGAGCGCGCATCGGAGGACGACTGA
- a CDS encoding family 16 glycosylhydrolase: MTDKQQSERTTDESSGENVLRRRFMGAAAVAASGVGLASSATSAAACGGSSGQQPYGGSAWTVPGRVEAEDYDVGGEGIAYHDATAGNAGGAYRDDDVDIESATEGGYNVGWIEAGEWLEYTVDVQRDDTYDLELRVASAASGGQFRVEIDGTDVTGPIGFGGTGDWQNWTTVSAGTVDLTAGQHAVCVHAETGDWNLNYFELRASDDDGGETYPDDPGNLDGRSWNQFFADHFDGDSLDTTVWEDQEGNGHDYGIPGWGNGEEQYYSADNRWVENSNLVVEIREEQVSDEHGTYDYTSGKLVTEGNLEFQYGRVDFRSKLVQDQGMWPAHWMLPAGDTAWPDDGEIDIMELVGNEPDAVHGTVHGPGYSGGGSIGGGYHLDTGVFADDYHVFSVVWDPGVIKWYVDGEHFFTVTREDVESQGHQWVFDDGPFWLLLNCAVGGEWPGPPDATTTFPQRMEIDYVRLFQEA, from the coding sequence ATGACAGACAAGCAGCAATCGGAACGGACAACAGACGAATCGAGCGGAGAGAACGTACTGCGAAGGCGATTTATGGGGGCGGCAGCGGTCGCCGCGTCCGGCGTTGGCCTCGCGAGTTCGGCCACGAGCGCGGCGGCGTGCGGCGGCTCGTCCGGTCAACAGCCCTACGGCGGATCGGCCTGGACCGTCCCCGGCCGCGTCGAGGCCGAGGACTACGACGTCGGCGGTGAAGGCATCGCCTATCACGACGCCACCGCGGGGAACGCCGGCGGCGCGTACCGCGACGACGACGTCGACATCGAATCCGCGACCGAAGGCGGGTACAACGTCGGCTGGATCGAGGCCGGCGAGTGGCTGGAGTACACTGTCGACGTCCAGCGCGATGACACCTATGACCTGGAGCTCCGGGTCGCCTCCGCCGCGAGCGGGGGTCAGTTCCGGGTCGAAATCGACGGCACCGACGTCACCGGCCCGATCGGCTTCGGCGGAACCGGCGACTGGCAGAACTGGACGACCGTCTCCGCCGGCACGGTCGACCTAACCGCCGGCCAGCACGCCGTCTGCGTCCACGCGGAGACCGGCGATTGGAACCTCAACTACTTCGAGTTGCGCGCCTCGGACGACGACGGCGGCGAAACGTATCCCGACGACCCGGGGAACCTCGACGGCCGATCGTGGAACCAGTTCTTCGCCGACCACTTCGACGGCGACTCGCTCGACACGACCGTCTGGGAGGACCAGGAGGGCAACGGCCACGACTACGGCATCCCCGGCTGGGGGAACGGCGAGGAGCAGTACTACAGCGCCGACAACCGGTGGGTCGAGAACAGCAACCTGGTCGTCGAGATCCGCGAGGAGCAGGTCTCCGACGAACACGGTACGTACGACTACACCTCCGGGAAGCTGGTGACCGAGGGCAACCTGGAGTTCCAGTACGGCCGCGTCGACTTCCGATCGAAACTCGTCCAGGATCAGGGGATGTGGCCGGCCCACTGGATGCTGCCGGCCGGCGACACGGCCTGGCCCGACGACGGCGAGATCGACATCATGGAGCTGGTCGGGAACGAGCCTGACGCGGTCCACGGCACCGTCCACGGCCCCGGCTACTCCGGCGGCGGCTCCATCGGCGGCGGCTACCACCTCGATACCGGCGTCTTCGCCGACGACTACCACGTGTTCTCCGTGGTGTGGGACCCCGGGGTGATCAAGTGGTACGTCGACGGCGAGCACTTCTTCACGGTCACTCGCGAGGACGTCGAGAGCCAGGGCCACCAGTGGGTGTTCGATGACGGCCCGTTCTGGCTGCTCCTCAACTGCGCCGTCGGCGGCGAGTGGCCCGGCCCGCCCGACGCGACGACGACCTTCCCCCAGCGGATGGAGATCGACTACGTCCGACTGTTCCAGGAAGCCTGA